A genome region from Mycobacterium florentinum includes the following:
- a CDS encoding PfaD family polyunsaturated fatty acid/polyketide biosynthesis protein: MSPSVGGWRASTAPAAFAPQDIAHILQYVRHPVHVVREDATGQLGLAMGGELVGAGASDVSLMGTLPPIYPEWLGDREFCESHGIRFPYVTGAMANGIATPALVVAVAEAGMLGFFGAGGLSYAAVERGLADIQARLAGRALAWGANLIHSPNEVALEGRVAELFIERGVRVVEASAFMKLTPAVVHYALSGLSTDPAGAIVRNNHVMAKISRPEVARMFMEPAPAALVSALVASGKLTEREAELARHVPVAEDITVEADSGGHTDNRPLPALFSEIVLLRDKLAQQHGLACRIRVGAAGGLGTPQSVAGAFAMGAAYVLTGSINQACIESGLSPHARGMLAKAGVADVMMAPASDMFEMGVNLQVLKRGAMFGPRARKLYEWYAANPNLGAVVDKHGAELEKILGKSVGEVWAETHQYWEQRDPEVLELATRDSKYQMGLVFRWYLGKSSRWAIDGQPDRVLDYQIWCGPSMGAFNSWVAGSYLEHAEDRKVDQVALNLLEGATHISRAHQARKCGVPVPADAFNYIPRPLSL, translated from the coding sequence GTGAGTCCGTCAGTGGGCGGGTGGCGTGCGAGCACCGCGCCGGCCGCATTCGCACCGCAAGACATCGCTCACATCCTGCAGTACGTGCGCCACCCGGTTCATGTGGTCCGCGAGGACGCCACCGGCCAGCTGGGCCTTGCGATGGGTGGTGAACTGGTCGGTGCCGGTGCGTCCGACGTATCCCTGATGGGGACCCTGCCCCCGATTTATCCGGAATGGTTGGGCGACCGCGAGTTCTGTGAGTCCCACGGAATCCGCTTTCCTTATGTCACCGGCGCCATGGCAAACGGCATCGCGACCCCCGCTCTGGTGGTGGCCGTTGCCGAGGCCGGCATGCTCGGTTTCTTCGGCGCGGGCGGCCTCTCGTACGCCGCCGTCGAACGCGGGCTGGCCGATATTCAGGCGAGGCTGGCGGGCAGGGCCCTGGCCTGGGGCGCGAACCTGATCCATTCACCCAACGAGGTCGCACTCGAGGGACGGGTCGCCGAGCTGTTCATCGAACGCGGCGTCCGCGTCGTCGAGGCCTCGGCGTTCATGAAGCTCACCCCGGCGGTCGTGCACTACGCCCTGTCGGGCTTGTCGACCGACCCGGCCGGCGCGATCGTTCGCAACAACCACGTGATGGCGAAGATCTCGCGTCCCGAGGTCGCCCGCATGTTCATGGAACCCGCACCCGCGGCGTTGGTTTCGGCGCTCGTCGCATCCGGCAAGCTGACCGAACGGGAAGCCGAGCTCGCCCGGCACGTCCCGGTGGCCGAAGACATCACGGTCGAGGCCGACAGCGGAGGGCACACCGACAACCGACCGCTGCCGGCGCTTTTCTCCGAAATCGTGTTGCTGCGCGACAAGCTGGCGCAGCAGCACGGCCTGGCCTGCCGGATCCGGGTAGGCGCCGCCGGGGGTCTCGGCACACCGCAATCCGTGGCCGGAGCATTCGCGATGGGTGCTGCCTATGTGTTGACCGGCTCGATCAATCAGGCGTGCATCGAGTCGGGCCTTTCCCCGCACGCCCGTGGCATGCTCGCCAAGGCCGGAGTGGCCGACGTGATGATGGCCCCGGCTTCCGACATGTTCGAGATGGGTGTGAATCTGCAGGTACTCAAACGTGGCGCGATGTTCGGCCCACGGGCGAGGAAGCTCTACGAGTGGTACGCGGCCAACCCGAACCTCGGTGCCGTCGTGGACAAGCACGGTGCGGAGCTGGAAAAGATCCTCGGCAAAAGCGTCGGGGAGGTCTGGGCCGAAACGCATCAGTACTGGGAGCAGCGCGACCCCGAGGTGCTCGAACTGGCGACTCGCGACTCGAAGTACCAGATGGGCCTGGTGTTCCGCTGGTACCTCGGCAAATCAAGCCGGTGGGCGATCGACGGGCAACCCGATCGGGTGCTGGACTACCAGATCTGGTGTGGCCCATCGATGGGAGCCTTCAACAGCTGGGTGGCGGGTAGCTACCTGGAGCACGCGGAAGACCGGAAGGTCGACCAAGTCGCGCTGAATTTGCTTGAGGGGGCCACCCACATCAGCCGGGCACACCAGGCTCGCAAATGCGGAGTGCCCGTTCCGGCGGATGCGTTCAACTACATTCCGCGCCCGCTGTCTTTGTAA
- the coaD gene encoding pantetheine-phosphate adenylyltransferase — protein sequence MSGAVCPGSFDPVTLGHIDVFERAAGQFDEVVVAILTNPAKKGMFEIDERVAMIEEATAHLPNLRVEVGQGLVVDFVTSRGMAAIVKGLRTGTDFEYELQMAQMNKHIANVDTFFVATAPQYSFVSSSLAKEVAMMGGDVSKLLPESVNRRLRERLSSKSERGY from the coding sequence ATGAGCGGCGCCGTATGCCCAGGTTCATTCGACCCGGTGACGTTGGGCCACATCGACGTCTTCGAACGCGCCGCGGGTCAATTCGACGAGGTCGTCGTGGCGATCCTGACCAACCCCGCAAAGAAGGGCATGTTCGAAATCGACGAGCGCGTCGCGATGATCGAGGAGGCGACGGCTCATCTGCCGAACCTGCGCGTCGAGGTCGGTCAAGGCCTGGTGGTGGACTTCGTCACGTCCCGCGGGATGGCCGCGATCGTCAAGGGCCTGCGCACCGGCACCGATTTCGAGTACGAGCTGCAGATGGCACAGATGAACAAGCACATCGCCAACGTCGACACCTTCTTCGTGGCGACCGCGCCGCAGTATTCCTTCGTGTCGTCGTCGTTGGCCAAAGAGGTGGCGATGATGGGTGGCGACGTCTCAAAGCTGCTGCCGGAGTCGGTGAATCGCCGCCTGCGCGAGCGGCTGTCGAGCAAATCTGAACGAGGTTATTAA
- the rsmD gene encoding 16S rRNA (guanine(966)-N(2))-methyltransferase RsmD has translation MTRIIGGAAGGRRIAVPSRGTRPTTDRVRESLFNIVAARLDLTGLAVLDLFAGSGALGLEALSRGAASALFVESDPRTAAVIATNIETLGLPGATLRRGAVAAVLATGAASPVDLVLADPPYDIETAEVEAVLAALGAHGWVRAATVAIIERAAASAPLTWPEGWTPWPERVYGDTRLELAEFD, from the coding sequence CTGACCCGCATCATCGGTGGCGCCGCCGGTGGGCGGCGCATCGCGGTGCCGTCGCGCGGAACCCGGCCGACCACCGATCGGGTGCGCGAGTCGCTGTTCAACATCGTCGCCGCGCGGCTGGATCTGACCGGCCTGGCCGTGCTGGACCTCTTCGCGGGTTCGGGCGCACTGGGCCTGGAAGCCCTCTCGCGCGGCGCGGCGTCCGCGTTGTTCGTCGAGTCCGATCCGCGCACCGCGGCCGTCATCGCGACCAATATCGAGACCCTGGGCCTGCCCGGGGCGACGCTGCGCCGGGGTGCAGTGGCCGCGGTGTTGGCGACCGGGGCCGCGTCCCCGGTCGATCTGGTGCTGGCCGACCCGCCCTACGACATCGAGACCGCCGAGGTCGAGGCCGTCCTGGCCGCGCTGGGTGCCCACGGCTGGGTGCGCGCGGCGACGGTCGCGATCATCGAGCGCGCCGCCGCCAGCGCGCCGTTGACCTGGCCGGAGGGCTGGACCCCGTGGCCGGAGCGGGTTTACGGCGACACCCGTTTGGAGCTGGCCGAATTTGATTGA
- a CDS encoding pyruvate carboxylase gives MISKVLVANRGEIAIRAFRAAYELGVGTVAVYAYEDRNSQHRLKADESYQIGDVGHPVRAYLSVDEIVETACRAGADAVYPGYGFLSENPELAAACAVAGITFVGPGAEILELTGNKARAIAAAREAGLPVLTSSAPSASVDELVSAAADMRFPLFVKAVAGGGGRGMRRVADIDALPEAIEAASREAESAFGDSTVYLEQAVIKPRHIEVQILGDNAGNVIHLYERDCSVQRRHQKVVELAPAPNLSAELRDKICADAVAFARHIGYSCAGTVEFLLDENGDYVFIEMNPRIQVEHTVTEEITDVDLVSSQLRIASGETLEDLGLRQENVRPHGAALQCRITTEDPANGFRPDTGRISTYRSPGGAGIRLDGSTNLGAEISAHFDSMLVKLTCRGRDFHTAVSRARRAIAEFRIRGVSTNIPFLQAVLEDPDFQAGHITTSFIDERPQLLTSRESADRGTKILNYLADVTVNRPHGTHPSTVYPHDKLPEVDLEAAPPAGSKQRLVELGPEGFARWLRESPAVGVTDTTFRDAHQSLLATRVRTSGLMMVAPYLARTMPQLLSAECWGGATYDVALRFLKEDPWERLATLREAMPNICLQMLLRGRNTVGYTPYPELVTTAFVEEATSTGIDIFRIFDALNNLDSMRPAIDAVRETGSAIAEVAMCYTGDLSDPGERLYTLDYYLNLAERIVEAGAHVLAIKDMAGLLRPQAAHQLVSALRSRFDLPIHVHTHDTPGGQLASYMAAWQAGADAVDGASAPMAGSTSQPALSSIVAAAAHTGHDTGLSLSAVCALEPYWEALRKVYAPFESGLPGPTGRVYHHEIPGGQLSNLRQQAIALGLGDRFEEIEEAYAGADRVLGRLIKVTPSSKVVGDLALALVGSGLSADEFASDPARFDIPESVLGFLRGELGDPAGGWPEPLRSAALEGRAPARPVQQLSPEDEAVLALSGTKRQATLNRLLFPGPTKEFEEHRDTYGDTSHLSANQFFYGLRQGEEHRVKLERGVDLLIGLEAISEPDERGMRTVMCIMNGQLRPVLVRDRSIASTIPTAEKAERSNPDHIAAPFAGVVTVSVAEGDQVSAGQTIATIEAMKMEAPITAPKDAIVARVAVSSTAQVEGGDLLVVLS, from the coding sequence GTGATCTCCAAGGTGCTGGTGGCCAATCGCGGCGAGATCGCGATTCGTGCGTTCCGCGCGGCCTACGAACTTGGCGTCGGCACGGTTGCCGTCTACGCCTACGAGGACCGCAATTCGCAACATCGGCTCAAGGCCGACGAGTCCTATCAGATCGGTGACGTCGGTCATCCAGTGCGCGCGTACCTGTCCGTCGACGAGATCGTCGAAACCGCCTGCCGGGCGGGCGCCGATGCCGTCTATCCCGGGTACGGCTTTCTGTCGGAGAATCCGGAATTGGCCGCGGCCTGCGCGGTCGCCGGCATCACGTTCGTCGGCCCCGGCGCCGAAATCCTCGAGCTGACCGGTAACAAGGCGCGGGCTATCGCCGCCGCGCGCGAGGCCGGGCTGCCCGTGCTCACCTCCTCGGCACCGTCGGCGTCCGTCGACGAGTTGGTGTCGGCGGCGGCAGACATGCGATTTCCGTTGTTCGTCAAGGCTGTTGCCGGTGGTGGGGGACGAGGCATGCGCCGGGTCGCCGACATCGACGCGCTGCCCGAAGCGATCGAGGCCGCCAGCCGTGAGGCCGAATCGGCGTTCGGTGACTCGACGGTCTATCTCGAGCAAGCGGTGATCAAGCCGCGCCACATCGAGGTGCAGATCCTGGGCGACAACGCCGGCAACGTGATCCACCTGTACGAGCGCGACTGCAGCGTGCAGCGTCGCCACCAGAAGGTCGTCGAATTAGCGCCCGCGCCAAACCTTTCCGCCGAGCTGCGCGACAAGATCTGCGCCGACGCCGTCGCCTTCGCCCGGCACATCGGATACAGCTGTGCGGGCACCGTGGAGTTCCTGCTGGACGAGAACGGTGATTACGTCTTCATCGAGATGAATCCCCGGATTCAGGTGGAGCACACCGTGACCGAGGAGATCACCGACGTCGACCTGGTGTCCAGCCAGTTGCGCATCGCCTCCGGCGAGACGCTAGAGGATCTGGGCCTGCGTCAGGAGAACGTCCGGCCACACGGCGCCGCACTGCAATGCCGGATTACGACAGAAGACCCGGCCAACGGGTTCCGCCCCGACACCGGCCGGATCAGCACCTACCGCAGCCCCGGCGGTGCCGGCATCCGCCTGGACGGCAGCACCAACCTCGGCGCGGAGATCAGCGCCCACTTCGATTCGATGCTGGTCAAGTTGACCTGCCGCGGCCGCGATTTTCACACGGCGGTGTCGCGTGCGCGACGCGCGATCGCGGAGTTCCGGATCCGCGGGGTCTCGACGAATATCCCGTTCCTGCAAGCGGTTCTGGAGGATCCCGACTTCCAGGCCGGTCACATCACCACGTCGTTCATCGACGAACGGCCGCAACTGTTGACCTCACGCGAGTCGGCGGACCGCGGCACCAAGATCCTCAACTACCTGGCCGACGTGACGGTCAACCGCCCGCACGGCACCCACCCGTCGACGGTCTACCCGCACGACAAGTTGCCCGAGGTCGATCTCGAGGCGGCGCCACCGGCCGGATCCAAGCAGCGGCTAGTCGAGTTGGGGCCCGAGGGTTTTGCGCGCTGGCTGCGCGAGTCGCCCGCGGTGGGCGTGACGGACACGACCTTCCGCGATGCCCACCAGTCGCTGCTGGCGACCCGGGTACGCACCAGCGGGCTGATGATGGTGGCGCCTTATCTGGCCCGGACCATGCCGCAGCTGTTGTCGGCGGAGTGCTGGGGCGGTGCGACTTACGATGTGGCGCTGCGCTTCCTGAAGGAGGATCCCTGGGAGCGGCTGGCCACGCTGCGTGAGGCAATGCCCAACATCTGCCTGCAGATGCTGCTGCGGGGCCGAAACACCGTCGGGTACACGCCATATCCGGAACTGGTCACAACGGCGTTCGTCGAAGAGGCGACCTCGACCGGCATCGACATCTTCCGCATCTTCGATGCGCTCAACAACCTGGACTCGATGCGTCCGGCGATCGACGCCGTACGCGAAACCGGCTCGGCGATAGCCGAAGTCGCGATGTGTTACACCGGAGACCTGTCCGATCCGGGGGAGCGGCTCTACACGCTGGACTACTACCTCAACCTGGCCGAACGGATCGTCGAGGCCGGCGCACACGTGCTGGCCATCAAGGACATGGCCGGACTCCTGCGGCCGCAGGCCGCCCACCAACTGGTCAGCGCGCTGCGCAGCCGCTTCGACCTGCCGATCCATGTGCACACCCACGACACCCCGGGCGGCCAGCTGGCCAGCTACATGGCCGCATGGCAGGCGGGAGCCGACGCCGTCGACGGGGCTTCCGCGCCGATGGCGGGAAGCACCAGCCAGCCCGCGCTGAGTTCGATCGTCGCCGCCGCCGCGCACACCGGGCACGACACGGGCCTGTCGCTCTCGGCGGTATGCGCACTGGAGCCGTATTGGGAGGCTCTGCGAAAGGTGTACGCCCCCTTTGAATCCGGGTTGCCGGGTCCGACCGGGCGGGTGTACCACCACGAAATCCCGGGCGGCCAGTTGTCGAACCTGCGCCAGCAGGCGATCGCGCTGGGCCTGGGCGATCGGTTCGAAGAGATCGAAGAGGCCTACGCCGGTGCGGATCGGGTGCTGGGCAGGCTGATCAAGGTCACGCCGTCGTCGAAGGTGGTGGGGGACCTGGCGCTGGCTCTCGTCGGTTCGGGGCTCAGCGCCGACGAATTCGCTTCCGACCCAGCACGATTCGACATTCCGGAATCGGTGCTGGGATTCCTGCGCGGCGAGCTGGGCGATCCGGCCGGTGGCTGGCCCGAGCCGCTGCGCAGCGCCGCGCTGGAAGGCCGCGCACCCGCCAGGCCCGTCCAGCAGCTCAGTCCAGAAGACGAGGCCGTCCTGGCGCTGAGCGGGACCAAGCGTCAGGCCACGCTCAACCGCCTGCTATTCCCCGGTCCGACAAAGGAATTCGAGGAGCACCGGGACACTTACGGCGATACGTCGCACCTGTCGGCCAACCAGTTCTTCTACGGACTGCGCCAAGGCGAAGAGCACCGGGTGAAGTTGGAACGCGGCGTCGATTTGCTGATCGGGCTCGAGGCAATCTCCGAACCCGACGAGCGCGGCATGCGCACGGTGATGTGCATCATGAACGGCCAGCTGCGTCCGGTTCTGGTGCGCGACCGCAGCATTGCCAGCACGATCCCGACCGCCGAGAAGGCCGAACGAAGCAATCCCGACCACATCGCGGCACCCTTCGCCGGGGTCGTCACCGTGTCGGTGGCCGAGGGCGATCAGGTGAGCGCCGGTCAAACCATCGCCACGATCGAGGCGATGAAGATGGAAGCTCCGATCACGGCTCCGAAAGACGCCATTGTGGCGCGGGTCGCGGTGTCGAGCACCGCGCAGGTCGAGGGCGGAGATCTGCTGGTGGTGCTGAGCTGA